The Thermoproteota archaeon sequence TCCCTATCCGACAGGAGTCTGAAATGGAACAAGGAGATCCTGGCTTCTTGGGGCCTTTTCACCGGACTAGGATGGATCGCAGCCCTAAAGTACGGGCTGACTTTCGAAGGCCTCACGAGGGCCTCGGAGGCATCGTACAACTCCTTGGTGTGGAGCCACCCGATGTTCTTCTGGGGGCTCCCCTTCACCATGGGGCTCGGGCTCCTGGCCTCCATGGTGCACGTGGACAGGAGAGCGAACGGCCCTAGGAAGGTGATCCAGATAGCGATCCTATCCACGTTTGCCTTCCTCCTCCATGTGGTAGAGGCCCTGCTCTTCGCCATCTGCTCATCACTCACCTCCCTATTGGGGAGGAGAAGGGAGACCCCTGTGGGGATCCTCACCTCAGGTATCCTGCTGTCGCTGCTCTATTCTGCCCTAGGGGGTTATGGGAGCTTAATACCTAGGACCTCCATTCTCCTAATCTTGATCCCCATGCTGACTCTAGTAGCGGTCTCTCTCCTCGGGAGATGGGGGCTCCCGAGGGTGAAGATCGAGCTGAGTGGAAAGACCTTGTCGGAGCTGCTGATGGCCATCTGGGCCGCTGGCCTAGTCGTGTGGATCCTCCACATGGACGACCTGAACCTGAGCTCCATATACCAGCTGGGTCAGGTTCCTTGGTTCCTATATCCTATCCTCCTAGGTGTTCTAGCCCCACTCGCAATTCTCTCCCTCAGGGAAGGGGTGGACAGCCACTTCCTGATCTTCGTAGTAGTCAGCATCCTGATGGGTAGGGCGATAACCCTGTACAAGCTCCAAGGCGGTCAGGTACTCTACTGGGAACATAGATTCATATTTTACACCGCGTTGGGCTTGGCCGTCCTATCTTCTCCCCTGCTCAGGAGGATTTCGAGGGACAAGAAGCTGGGAGGACTGCTTCTGGCTGCTATAGTGATGGCAGGTTACTCCTCGACGGTTCTAAGCGTTCAGGAGTGGCATCAGATGAATGTAAGGTCACTGGGGACCCTGAACGACGTCGATTTCCAGTTCGCCCTCGATAACCCGATTAACGGAAGGTCTAGGGCCCTCGTCCTCACATCCTACACCTCATCCCTAGCCTACCTGCTCCTACCTAGGAGCTATGCGAGGTCTCCAGATCCTTGGATGCCAGAGGGACCGGAAACAACCCTGCTGTCCCTCTACTCACTCTTCAAAGGCGGTGAAGTATCTGCAATATCGACCCTAGCCGATCTGGCATACTTGGGATCGAGAAACTCGTCACTAAGCTATCTGATGATGTTCATGGGCCCTATCGTGAGGTTCCCCTCCATCACTACATTGGAGGTATCGGATCCGCCCGTTCCCACCTCAAAGCTGGCAATAGTCCTTCCGTCAGATACCTACATGATGAGGAGGGCCCTAGCAGCCTACGAGCTGATAAGGGAGGAGCTCCCGATCCACACCACGTACCGAAGCGATGATCCCGGAGCGCCGGCCGGCCTCTATGTAGGACCCTCCTCCAGTACGGTATACCTGAACGAGACACTCCCCACGTCCCTCCATGATCTGAGGTGGTTATTCGTCATAGGCAACTTCTCCGAGGGGACTGATGGATTGAGCTCGGGCGGGGGCAGGAACTTGGCGGTGACGGCGTACGAACTGGATGAGGGCAGGTATGATTTGAGGGCCTGCGGAAGTGGGGGTTACGTGGGCCTTATATACGGTTACAAGGGAACCGGAGATTACAGGATCCTCCAAGTTTACTCCGAGGGTTACGCTATTCACCGGGTAGTCAGTAACGGGGAGGTGAGATCGAGCCAGCCCGTCAGGCTGGCCAGAAGGGGAAGGTGCCTGAATATATCGCTGACCCTAGATAACGGGCTCAAAGCCGTGGTAAACGGTCAGATCATAAACCTGCCACGAGTGGATAAACTGGGTCTCCTAGGACTGGAGACGGGGGATTTCAAGGGGAACTTAAGCGGGAGAGTGGTGGGGATTCACAGACTGGACTGGGATCCTCCTAAAGGATCTCAGGTCCTCAGAGTCGACAGCGGTCCCATGGCCGACTGGGTGAACATCGCCCTAGAGGACATGAGAAAGGCGAAGGAGAGGTTTCCTGGACTGAACTTGACCCTGAAGGGCGATGGAAAGCCCCCCAAGATAGTGGCATCTGCTTTCCATCTTAGCGCGAGCGGCTCCATCCTGATTAGGGGAAGACCCGTCGAGGTTATCTCCGGCGATCTAGAGGTGAAACAAGATGTAGTGAGGGCGAAACGCGCGGTGCTAAGGAGAGGTGAGGGGTTCTACGCTGTCTTCGAGTTGGAGGGTGTGGAGGGAGCTAAAGGAAGGGTGGAGATCAGATTCAGACTACCGATCGAGATGGAGATAAACGGTAAAGTGGATCTGAATGGCTATCACAGGTTCGGCAGCATCGTCTCCGACCTATCGGACGTTTCCTTTAAAGAAGCCAATCTTGAGATAGTAGCAGCTGATAAGGTAATACTCCTGTCCAAGATAGAGGTCCCAATCAAGAGCACCACTTCAGCAGTCAGGGGGTTCAACGAGCTCAAGTACCTACCCGAATCCGCGGCAGTGGCATTAATTTCTTTCGTTATAATCAGGTATCTAGATTCCAAATATTTCGATAGATACGCGCCAACTAGGAGGCCCAAGAGGAGGCGGACTTCCTGAACCACTCGAAATAGTTATCACTCTTCCCCGCTCGATGATAACAGGGTGGGGACGTTACAAGAAGCCAGGCAGAGAGTGACCCGTTTGATCGAGCCGAAGAGGGAGATAAGGAAAAGAGAGGACAGGATGAAGCTCTATAGGGCTGTGAAGAGGTACGGTAGGCTCGAAATTCTCTCCATGATAGTCGGTGCCATCTCGGGTCTGGCCGCGGTCTCCTTGGATTTCGCCATAGAGGTGTTCAGGGATTTCCTAGAGTATTTGGAGAGTATGTATACGCTCGGTTCCTTGGATATCGGACTGATCCTAGCCCCGACCTTGGGAGGTCTGGTTTCGGGGATCATCACTTGGAAGATAGCCCCTGAGGTGAGGGGCCACGGTATCCCCAGCGTGCTGGAAGCGTTCCTCCACAAGCAGGGTATCATCAGGCCCAGAGTACCCATAGCGAGGATCCTCTCCTCCGGTGCTCTCATAGGTCTGGGTGGGAGCGCTGGGAGGGAGGGGCCGGTCGGTCAGGTCGGCGCGGGCCTCGGTTCCTTCCTAGCCCAGGTCTTCAAGTTGCCCATACGTCCTAGGAGGATACTCCTGATATCCGGCCTCTCGGCGGGGATAGCGGCGGCCTTCGACGCCCCCCTCGGTGGAGTCCTGTTCGGAGTAGAGGTCTTAACGGGCTCCGTCCATCCAGTGGAGCTGATTCCCGCATTTCTGGCTTCCATCTCAGCTGTATCCGTCTCTTGGACGCTCAGGGGGGCCAAGCCCATAATCTCAATACCCTCCCTTCCCCTGCCCAACCCCGTAGAGCTCGCACCACTCTTAGGACTAGGTGTTGTGATAGCCCTAGTATCTAGGATATGGGTTGACGCCCTGTACGGTGCTGAAGATCGTTTCAGGGACGTAGAACTCCCAGAATGGCTGAAACCCTCGTTGGGTGGGTTAGGAACCGGTCTGATAGCTTACTGGTCCCTAGGTTGGGGGATAATGGGACCCGGCTTCGATGGACTCAACAGGATACTCTCCGGGCAAGGGTGGCTCGAGTTCCTCGTCATGCTGGCCCTCCTCAAACTACTAGCCACATCTCTCTCGATAGGATCTGGGGGGTCTGGGGGGATATTCACGCCGACGCTCTTCATAGGGGCCGCCGTAGGCGCGGCCTATGGACAGGTCCTCCACGCCATAAGCCCCTCTCTCTTCCCCCATCCTGAGCTGTTCGCCGTAGCGGGAATGGCGGCACATTTCACAGCAGCAGCTAGGGCGCCCCTCACGGCCGTTGTGCTGGTCACCGAGCTTGCTAGGAGCTACGCCCTGATCCCCGCCCTGATATCTTCCTGCGCCACCTCGTACTTCCTCTCCCTCTTCCTCCTGAGGAGCACTATGTACACTAGGGAGCTGGAGGAGAAGGGGGAGAGGGTAGTGCAGGTGGGAATGGAGACCCTAGACAGAGTTAGAGTGGAGGACGTGATGGTGAGGAATGTGGTTACGGTCACATCGGATAAGAGCTTGGAGGAGGTGCACGAGCTCATGCTTCATACCCATCACATGGGCTTCCCCGTGGTGGACGCCCAGGGGAACCTGAAGGGGATGGTGACGTTTGAGGACCTCATGAGAGTTCACAGGAGGCTCTGGCCCAAGGTGAAGGTGGAAGGGGTTATGAGGGGAAAGATACTGAGCGTGAGGCCCGACGACACCGTCCACACCGCCGTGGAGAAGATGCTGAGATGCGGGGTAGGGAGGCTCCCGGTCATAGAGGATGGGAAGCTAGTAGGTCTTATAACCAAGACGGATGTCTTGAAGGCCTACGGAAAGGCCGTGTCCATGAAGGACTTGGATGAAGCTGCCTCAATCTGAACCGCCGCGAAACCTTAAATGGAGACATTATCATATGTTTAGGGTTGCCCATGGGGAGGTGCGCCCTCTGCGGCAGGGAGAACGTGAGCCTTCTTTGGGCGGTTCACAAGGAAAAGGGCGGTATATGGGTCTGTGCAGAGTGCTGGAAGTATCTATTCGAGGAGAACCTGCTCGTATCGGGTTCTGGGGAGTCGGGCTGTGGATGCTGACAGCGGGAAGGCACCCCTCTGCCGGGACCAATTAAGCAAGCGAGTTCAGGTCCGTTTTCCCCCACACTCATCGACCATCCGCTCCACCCACGCGATCGCCACCGACCACGGATAGTATCACCTCCCTCAATTCCCTAGCCATTTCCACGTAAGAAGAGGCGACAATCCTTTGGAGATCTAAGATAGCTGCCGAGTACATCCCATGGCGATCGGAGGGCATCCATTGATAACGTAGCTCGAGTATGTGAGGCTTGGCACCTAGGACAGCAGCCCCTCCGATGGGCTAGAAATCGTACCTTAAAGCTAAAATTTAGTCCTCTTCTGATGATAGAGGTAAGGAAATGCCGGAGTGCAAGGTCTCGATCTTGGTGGCCCTGCCCACAGTGATGCTCGTCCTCCTAGTTGTCGGCGGGGTTCACCTCCTGACCATGGAACGGTTACACAAGGACGTGAAGGAACTGGAGGTCATAGACAGGGAGATATTCTACTTGGACACCAAGATAGAGCAGCTGAGGCAGATGATAGCTCCCGTGGTGCTCAGGGGCTTCTGGATCCAGAACACCACGGAGGGCGTGGAGGTGCTTTACAGGGACAGGGTGGTTTGGAAGGGCGATCCCCATGCGCTGAACACCACCTACACCGTCGAGTACTTCGGGAAGGTCATCATAACCAACAGGGACGGGAAGGTGGTGGTCACCACCGAGGACGGGGTTTTCAAGTACTATCCCAAAGGGAAGTGGGATCAGGGATCAGCCTATTTCGTCGATTACGTCATGAAGAAGCTGAAGCCCCTGATCGAGTCCTCCAGCAGTAAGAAGGCGGAGAGGCAGGAACTCCAGGAGAAGATATCCAGAACTAGGCAGGGCCCCTACGTCCTCGTGTTCCTGGCCATGCCGCTGGTCTCGATACTAGCGATGTACATGGTCCTCTCTAGAATTGGCCTCGGTAGGGACTACGCCGAGCTCTTCAGGAGCCCCTACATGACCCTCCCTACCGCCATGGTCTATGTGATCCTCATCTACCTGACCTACCTATATCACACAGGGATCCTCCTGCCGGTGCACGTCTTCCTGATCCTGTACGCCCTCCTATCGATACCCTCGATAGCGGCCCTCCTCCTCTACTATCATGAGGCCTGCGCCGAGTGAGTACCTCCTACCCTTATTAGATTCCGAATCCTCGCTGTATTATGGACAAGGTATTCCTTCATCGGCTGAGTTACGAGGAGGCTCGAGACTATTTCTCTAGGAGGGACCTCGTCATCATTCCGGTGGGATCGGTCGAGCAGCACGGGCCGGCCAATCCCCTCGGGACGGACACGCTTATAGCCTTGGCCCTAGCTAGAGAGGCCGCATCCAGATCGGGGATCCTCTCTCTACCTGCGATACCCTTCGGGATATCCTTCCATCACATGGGCTTCCCCGGAACGGTGACGGTCAGCGAGGAGTCTCTAGCCAGCTACCTGCTCGATGTGATCAGGTCCCTCTCCAAGTGGGGGGTGAAGAAGGTTTTAGTGGTGAACGGTCACGGCGGAAACCTTCCCACCCTTCAAATAGTGGCGAGGAAGGCCATGGACGAGCTGGGGATCAGGGTCTACGTCTACCAGTGGTGGACCTCCGGATCCAAGGTGCTCTCGGAGCTCTTCGGCGAGGACGAGAGGGGTCACGCATCGGGAGCGGAGACCTCCCTGAACATGCACCTCCACCCGGAGCTGGTCAGGAGCGAGAGACTCGTTGACGAGGAGCCCAGGGGATCGTTCGAGAATAGGGTTTTCCGCTTCGTCTACACCCACGAGATGTCGGATTCCGGGGTGTTCGGCAGGCAGAGCTCCTCGAGCCCGGAGAGAGGGGCAGCGTTATTCGAGAGGCTAGTGGAGGATCTGCTGATGGTCTTGAGGGAGATAGAGGGAAGGAGGTGAGCTGCTGCTGGCCATCGCCTCACCTACCCCCTTCCTCACTTCACTGCTTTCAGGGACTCGAGCCAGTTCTTCCCCTTCTTCCCCCTGAGGAGCCCCACAATCCCCATCGGCAGGTAGAGGATCGATATGATGAGGGCCAGCCCGTAGATGAGGGTGTAGCCGAAGGGGAGCCAGCCCCTCAACACCTCCTCGGCGAGGTATATGACAACGGCACCCAGTACGGGACCCTCTATCGTGTAGAGCCCCCCGAAGATGGGCATTATCATTGCCGCCACGGATATGGCGACGGAGAAGGCCTCGTAGGGGTAGACGTATGTGGTGTAGCCGGCGTCGAATCCCCCGGCCGCTCCGGCTAGAAGCGCGCTAAGAGCGAAGGCCAGCACCTTGTACTTCGTCGGATTGACGCCCAGCACGGACGCAGCATCCTCATTCTCTCTTATAGCGGAGAACGCGTAATTCACGCCGGTCTTCTCCAGCAGCAAGACTAGGAGGATGCTCATTATCGCTATCCCTAGGATCACGTAATAGTCCACGACCACATTGCCCCCGAAGATCGGAGGCACCCCCACACCCATGGCGCCTAAGGTGACGCCTCTGGCGTACAGGAAGAGCACCCTCATCGCCTCGGCGAATGCCAACGTAGCTATCGAGAAGTAGGCCCCCCTCATCCTGAGGGTCAGGAAGCCCAGGGCGACGGCCATTGGTAGAACAGCCAGTCCACCCACCAAGGGACCCAGTTCCATGGGCACGTTAAAGTAGACATTGGAGAGGGCAGCCGCGTAGGCCCCTATGCCGAAGAGGGCAGCGTGACCGACGCTCAAGTTACCGGTCCTAGCTAGGATGTCGAAGCTTATGGCCAGCACCACGTACTTGAGGGCCCCTATGGCCACTCTAGTGGTGTACTCGCCGCTCAGCAGTGGGAAGATGGCAGCGACTAGGCAGACGGCGTACACCAAGGTCCTATCCCTCTCCATCTCATCACCTCCCGAACAGCCCCTTGGGCCTCAGCGCTAGCACGGCCACTATCACGGCGAACGCTATCCCCGGCGCCAAGCTTCCACCTTGGGGCACGAACGCCCCTACAAAAGCTTCTGCTAGGCCGAGAACCATGCTGGCCACTATCATTCCTAGGTAGCTCCCCATTCCCCCCAGTATGACGACGCCGAAGGCCTTCAGGGTCAGCTCCCCGCCTATGAACGGGTTTATGTACAGGTTGAGGGTCACTAAGGAGCCAGCAACCCCCGCCAGAAGGCTGGCGATGCCGGAGGTGAGCAGGTAGATCCTGTCCACGTCTATTCCCATAAGGGAGGCGGCCATGGGATCTTGACTCACGGACCTCATTGCCCCGCCGAGCTTCGTCCTGCTCAGAAAAACGAGGAACCCGAGAGTGAAGCCGAAGGCTATAAGGAAGGCTATCAGCTTTCCCAGCCCCACGCTCACCGGACCGAGCTGCAGGACGCTTGAGGCGTAGGGGACCTCTATCTGCCTCATGTCGCTGGTCCAGAGTATGAGCGCCAGGCTCTGGAGGAATATGGAGAAGCCGAAGGTCAGGGCGATCTGGTTGTAGGCCGGAGCCTTTAGCACAGGTTTCAGGGCGGCTCTGTAGAAAGCTAACCCGACGAGGAACATGAGCGCTGCATTCACGGGGATGAAGGTTATTGGATCCATGCCTAGGAGCTCGGCCGCCCAATAGGAGAAGTAGGCAGCTAGCATGATCAGATCTCCGTGGGCGAAGTTCGTCACGTCCATGACCCCGAATATCAGGTTCAGTCCCAAGGTGACTAGCGCGTAGAATCCACCCAGAAGGATGCCGTTCACCACGACCTGCAGCACCAGCTCTGACTGCATCGCTCGATTCCCTCTCTCTTACCTGAAAAAGGTGAGGTGGAGGTCAGCCCCTCTCGGACCACTTGGGAACCGGGTAGATCAGCTCCCCCGTTTTGTACTCCTTGGGGTAGAGGATGGCCACCTTGCCGCCCTGCCACTGCACTACAAACAGCTTGTCCACAACCTGATGAAGCGTCTTTCCAGTCTGCTTGAACCTCACCGTCCCCAGCGGGGACTTGATCTCCACCTTCTCTAGCGCGCCGATCAGCTTCTCCTTGTCCAGGCTCTTGGCGTCCTCTATGGCCTTCACCACCATCTTTATGGCAGTGTAGCCGAAGGGAGCCCAGTACTCAGGCGCCCTGCCGAACTTGGACTCGAACTTCTGGACGAAGGCCTTGGCCTCCGGTGTGTTCAGGTAGGGGGACCACACATCCACCCCAGCGACGTAATCGCCAATATCCTTCGGATAGTTCGGGAACTCCGGGGCGACTATGAAGATGAGCTTCGGATTGAAGTCGTTCTCCTTGGCGTTCCTGAAGAACACCGGGTAATCACCGGGGTACCCGACTATGTAGAA is a genomic window containing:
- a CDS encoding chloride channel protein, encoding MIEPKREIRKREDRMKLYRAVKRYGRLEILSMIVGAISGLAAVSLDFAIEVFRDFLEYLESMYTLGSLDIGLILAPTLGGLVSGIITWKIAPEVRGHGIPSVLEAFLHKQGIIRPRVPIARILSSGALIGLGGSAGREGPVGQVGAGLGSFLAQVFKLPIRPRRILLISGLSAGIAAAFDAPLGGVLFGVEVLTGSVHPVELIPAFLASISAVSVSWTLRGAKPIISIPSLPLPNPVELAPLLGLGVVIALVSRIWVDALYGAEDRFRDVELPEWLKPSLGGLGTGLIAYWSLGWGIMGPGFDGLNRILSGQGWLEFLVMLALLKLLATSLSIGSGGSGGIFTPTLFIGAAVGAAYGQVLHAISPSLFPHPELFAVAGMAAHFTAAARAPLTAVVLVTELARSYALIPALISSCATSYFLSLFLLRSTMYTRELEEKGERVVQVGMETLDRVRVEDVMVRNVVTVTSDKSLEEVHELMLHTHHMGFPVVDAQGNLKGMVTFEDLMRVHRRLWPKVKVEGVMRGKILSVRPDDTVHTAVEKMLRCGVGRLPVIEDGKLVGLITKTDVLKAYGKAVSMKDLDEAASI
- a CDS encoding creatininase family protein, with the translated sequence MDKVFLHRLSYEEARDYFSRRDLVIIPVGSVEQHGPANPLGTDTLIALALAREAASRSGILSLPAIPFGISFHHMGFPGTVTVSEESLASYLLDVIRSLSKWGVKKVLVVNGHGGNLPTLQIVARKAMDELGIRVYVYQWWTSGSKVLSELFGEDERGHASGAETSLNMHLHPELVRSERLVDEEPRGSFENRVFRFVYTHEMSDSGVFGRQSSSSPERGAALFERLVEDLLMVLREIEGRR
- a CDS encoding branched-chain amino acid ABC transporter permease, with translation MERDRTLVYAVCLVAAIFPLLSGEYTTRVAIGALKYVVLAISFDILARTGNLSVGHAALFGIGAYAAALSNVYFNVPMELGPLVGGLAVLPMAVALGFLTLRMRGAYFSIATLAFAEAMRVLFLYARGVTLGAMGVGVPPIFGGNVVVDYYVILGIAIMSILLVLLLEKTGVNYAFSAIRENEDAASVLGVNPTKYKVLAFALSALLAGAAGGFDAGYTTYVYPYEAFSVAISVAAMIMPIFGGLYTIEGPVLGAVVIYLAEEVLRGWLPFGYTLIYGLALIISILYLPMGIVGLLRGKKGKNWLESLKAVK
- a CDS encoding branched-chain amino acid ABC transporter permease → MQSELVLQVVVNGILLGGFYALVTLGLNLIFGVMDVTNFAHGDLIMLAAYFSYWAAELLGMDPITFIPVNAALMFLVGLAFYRAALKPVLKAPAYNQIALTFGFSIFLQSLALILWTSDMRQIEVPYASSVLQLGPVSVGLGKLIAFLIAFGFTLGFLVFLSRTKLGGAMRSVSQDPMAASLMGIDVDRIYLLTSGIASLLAGVAGSLVTLNLYINPFIGGELTLKAFGVVILGGMGSYLGMIVASMVLGLAEAFVGAFVPQGGSLAPGIAFAVIVAVLALRPKGLFGR